Part of the Drosophila kikkawai strain 14028-0561.14 chromosome 3L, DkikHiC1v2, whole genome shotgun sequence genome is shown below.
TAGATCGACACCTGATTGACATTCAattcgagaaaaaaaaaacaatataaacttGATCGAAAGCCCCAAAAAGGCTTTACAAAATATAGCAAACATACTTTATATAGAAAAGTCAGAACAGATTGTGTTCTTTATCAGGAGTTTTCAAAGATTCCATTGATTATTTCCCGAATTCTCTATTGATTTCCTGAAGATTTTTGCCATTAATTAGTCACTTACCTTGGGGCTTGAGCGAATTTACCGTTCATCCGAGTTGCAGCCAGCTGGTTGCCTAATTAAAACGAGGTGACAGACGGACAAACTCACTTGAAATGTGAGTTGACCAACCAAATTAGTAATCTCGCATCGTGACAGACGACAAATCGCCTTAAATGTACGactttaaatgtaatttttgtgggattttaatgttgttgctgctgttgttgctcaTTATggctgttttgtgtgtgtctgcttCCTCTTCGTGTGTGGGCGTGTGTAACTGTAAACtgagtttttcctttttggccaaattatTCAGGTCTCCTCCGGACATGTATTTCATGTTGTAATCCCAAGCTTTGCTTAACCTCAAGCTGGAGTTCGCTGTGGAGTATTCCTTTGTTCTGTCCTCTTAAGCTTGTTTCGaatcttgttttttcttttttaatttaaaattaaatattcatcaATAAATGTCAATGTCAAAGTGAAGTTGCCGCTTGTTTCgagtgcttttttttttgtggagatTTTTGGCAGAAGAAGATTGCAGTTTGCTGAAACATGAGATGGGGTGAGAAATTCCTTGAGGGATTTATTCGAAGAGTTGTATAAAGATATAAAATTCGATTTTGTATCAGTTAAGAGTCATTCTTCTCGCTCTGAAATTCCATTTTATAATTACTTAAAACCTCAggcatatttaaatttatgatacCATCTCATTGTCAGCCACAACTTCCTTCCTATATGTATCACCGACCTGTTCTATAGCTTCCTCTCCCTATATCTATCTGATTAATCCAATATTCTGACCGACCATTTCCCATTCCGTTCCACTGACCAACTTATGGAGCTCGCACTTTGCAAACTCGTTTCGAAGTGCGACGCAATTGCTGGGAGATACGATTACGGGTACCCGTACGTACTCGTAGTACTCGTATTTATTCATACTTTGCCAGTGACTAtagtatatttttatgtatagttttttttttttcttcatttccATTAAGCCAGCAGCACTTCAAGGTTATAATGAGCAACATATGCTGCGGGTAGcaaaactgcaactgcaactgcaatcaactgcaaagaaaaaaaaaggcacaactaaaaatgcatttcaacgacgacgacgatttGTGTGTGTTCTTTTGTGTGGCAACTAAAGCGAGgcattttttcatttttcacgTTTTTCCGCAGAGTCCGAGCTGTTCTTGAGGCTTTTCTGAGGCGTTCTGCTTAGTTAAACTCTGGCCGCTGTTTGTCGTTGCCTGATTGATGTTTGTCAGCTGTTCAGCTGTTGCCCAGCGGCCTTAGAAATGGTTGCAACATCGCCTAGAACCGatagaaaattaaagtaaattatacacataattgcatttttttctgttgccCAGCATCTTGGCTCTGGCACTCGTAATtcaattaaacattttccacATATTGTCgccagtaaaaaaaatatatataaatgaatactaCAGAGgtttgaataataaaaaacaatgcTCCTAACAATTGGTCACGTTTCgtcaccaacaacaacaacagcaaactGGCCAACAACAATTGCATTGCCCGCATTGAGTTGTGATCATAAAAATTGCTGAGGTGCCGTAAACGATCTGCATGGCTGCTGAAGTTGTTTTAGACCCAATCCCCTCATAGAGATGGCCAAGAAAAGAGTGACTTAGAGCTGTGActatgggtttttttttattatttttacagaaCTAAGTATCATTAATTAACATGCTCGACTTATGAAATCTTCATTATCACTTTTATTTCCCTGATAAATCATTTAAGTTTTcagaactttaaatttaaattaaaagaatcaCTGACCCTTATTTATCACCTTTTTAAAGTGTGAATTAGCAAGACTATCATATTTCttttaatcaatattaaaaggcgttaatttgattaattttaattggttaTTGAGCTACACAAATTAGCGCaacaaaatgatttaattaaagcttTTAGCGTAACAATAGAATTTTGTACAATTATGTTTTAAGATTTCCGAAAGATAATATTGTTATACGAAGTCAACGTTTAGATAGTTATCACAGATTTAAATCCCCACTCAAGCTAGTTTTTCCGACTTTACTCAGCTGTGAATAATATATTTGCCAGCACCGattgaatatatatgtatatacatatatatgatgTATCTCATATGCAAATGCGAAAGCAAACGAAATGTATTGGTAAATGATTTTCCACACAATTTGCAAttagtaataacattttttatctGTCTTCAGCTTTGGCTATAGCTCGTCAGTTTCATCATAAAGGTActacagagaaagaaaaggggtatataatatatgtaaaaatatatacaaaatttttagCAATTATCTTTTCACTCTTAGTAAAGaaaataacttaaattaagctataaatattttatttttactttaaagaCTTATTTTACAGCACCAACTAACCAATTTCACTAACCAACTAACCAATTTCACTCCCATTTCTCACTGTGTATCCGACATGGCTTGGCTAGTTATATAAGTTGGCCAGCCAGCAAGTAATGATCCCTGCCGTGTTGGCTTTGCTTCGTttctgaagctgaagctgaggCTGGCAGATTTTCAAGGTTAAAAAGCGACGATATGGCGCGCAGTGAGCGCACGTGAGTGAGTCTTGCCTCAGCTGCTGGCCAGCAAACTAGTTTCAAATGCCTGGCAGTAActtacagatacagatacacatgCTAAGGCTTCGGCAAGGAGTGGCTCTTAGCTCTTGCCTCTTGGCTCTTGGCTCGTTCGGCTTTGGCACCGCAATTAAATACAGATTTTTTGCGCtcttgcaactgcaactgcaacagctgTGGGCTCGTTTCGATTCGTTTCGAGTTCAAGGCTATTGGGTCAAATTGCAAATTAGTCGCCGCCTGCAGGTTGACAGTGAGTGACATTATTGTATATACATAGTATCTGCAGGCCTGACCACTGACCACCGATGGACAGATGGATAGATCGGGCGGTCAATTATCGTATCTGTAAGATACTTCTGCCGCCGGCTGCTGTATAAATCCAGCATTACAATCAATCAGCTGTCGCTGGgccaagtaaataaacattaacaAATCATATACAAATGAAATTGTACACCCAACTAATGGGGGAGCTCCTGCCCGCGCAATTTATGCGCATATCAAGTGGCCAAGCTAAGCAGCGCATTTACCTATCAACGCTTTTGCTGTTTCGATTTGCATGAAATtgcaaaaagctaaaaaaaaagcaagaataATAATACTGCAACACAACTGGAAGTCAAATAcagaagatacagatacgcTTCGTATCGTTATTACATGCATAAATGATGCTAAGCTTTTGTGAGATCTTGAGATACTTTTCAAGTTGGGGCCACTCTCAAGTAGATTTCGGCTGTGATACGCTCTTGGCATTTGTTTGCTGAAATATACAACTGGGATGTGTGTGTACTTAACGCTGAAATCAAGTGTTTGCGTTGTACATTGATATGTATCAGATTGGAATAAATATCTGTGGGGGCCTCAAGTGAACTCTGTAGATGTATatggatttttaattattttaactgGCAAAAAGATACTTTTTATAGCCCCATAAGCCATATTACTTAGTCAAGGCACCTTTTAGGGTATAGATATTTGCGAATTTATCTTAAAGTTATACCCTTTTTAATGTCTGCCTCAGATGGGGGCTACCTGTGATCGGTTTTTATGGGCGGTTTTTATGATCAGAGAGGACTCTTGCCGTAATTACTGCAggttgtgttttgttttttacagTCAGTCAGTCGGCTAAGTGGCAGTTGGCAAGACAATGGCCCAGACAAAGCACCCGACCTTAGACACTTCCCTACATTGTCACTGAATCAAGTCGACGGACTGCCAGACCCAGCCCAATGTCGCCTTTGTTTAACTTCATCTTTGTATCTTTATATCGAAAACATAcctataaatattatgataCATGccttaaattaaactttaataaatattttaatgagtttCTTAATCAATTTATAAGTTCTTTCAAGTTTCccttataaattaaatcatttccTTTTCCCCTCTTTATTGCAGCCCCTCAAATCTTCCAGTATCCACCGCCGCAGAGTCCCTCCTGCAATTACACAGGCGGCGATATATTCTTTCCTCACGGCCACCCGAATCCGCACCCGCGCACACCCCGCACCAGCGTGAGCTTCTCCTCCGGCGAGGAGTATAACTTTTAccgacagcagcaacagcaacagcagcaggcgcaACAACATTTGCCTTACCCGGCGCCATCGACACCGCAACCGATGCCACCACAACCGCCGCAGTCAGCGCCGGCGATGCACTGCAGCCACAGTTATCCGCAGCAGTCGCCCCACCTGCTGCATCCcggctatgggccatattatGCCACCTATACGCCACCGCCCACACCGAATACGGCCAGTGCCGGCACCTCGACCTCCTCGGCGGCCTTCGGCTGGCACAACCATGTCCATAGTCCCTCGCTGGCGTCCACGCCACTGGCGCCCAAGATGCGTCTGCAGCGGAGCCAGTTTGATGCGGCCAGACGGTGAGAGCTATAGATATAGAtacggatacagatacagatgttGGGTATGGGTGGGTTGTTCAAGGATTTAGGGAAGTTCGATTAGGCTATAAATCTTTCGTAGAGTAGAGATATTGTGTGGAGTTATGTAGAGTTACGTTGtgtaaaatatacattaattTGAAATACAGATTGTTAAGGGAAGTTAGATGTAAACTTTGAAATTCATTAAGGAAAATGTATCTTTAAGGTAAAGCTTTGTATATCCtatttatatctatattttaaaaatataaaaatagtatTCAAAAAAGAACCCAGATCCTATATTCCACATAAATATCTAGACACATTTCCCCTATATTCCaatttccatttcaaattCCCATGACACAACgcagttttttttcttatttattaattaatgaaattgcCAAGTTGTGGCTGGATTATTATTATGCACATTTATACTATGTATAACCGAACCGACTGATAATTGCTCATGACGTTCCCAAGTCACTTTTGCCCAcatctacatatatacatacatatataaaaaatatgcagCGATATTTATAGTGCGTCTTCTCTTCTTCCCACCAAAACAGCAAGCGATTGACCTCGACGGGCGAGGATGAGCGCGAGTATCAGAGCGACCATGAGGCCAGTTGGGAGTTTGAGTTTGATGATCGCTACGACAATTTTACGGCCGGACGGGAGCGTTTGCAGGAGTTCAATGGACGTATACCGCCCCGGAAGAAGAAGAACAGCCATAGTCATAGTCACAGTcacagcaacagcggcagcagcagcggcaacaacagcaataataataatccaaACAGCCAAAATATAAACCAAGCCAGCAACACCTCCACCAATGCGGagagtggcagcagcagcagcagttgcagccACAACAGtcacagccagcagcagcagcagcagcgacaggtGGAGCGAGAGCAACAAAGGAGACAGGCTGATAAGAAGGTAAGAATTttataatactttaaatataaataaaatattttaaattttattttattaattgtatGTAAGTATTCATATTTAATAGAAATTCAACATAATTAAGGAactataaattcaaattcttaGCCACCAAGTTGGGAAGTTCATTAACTCTCTGAGACCTGGAAAAACATCTGCTAggcaggccaggccaggctcctcctcctcttctttTCCATTCCCAAATCCCTGGCACGTGGCAAACATTTTTCAAAGGCTCAACACACTGGCTAAAAATACCTTTTTCCCCCATCAAAGCAATGACAAATTGCCACACGCGAAAAATGTAAAGTTGCACCGATCCAgcagatacatagatacattTTTGTCCCGGAGTGAAGTGCATATAGCACTTTTGCACATGCTAAATGTGtgataaaaattaattgcgCAGTGCAAAGCGAGGAGTCAGTCAAGTGGCTCCTGTCTCTGACTTTATGCTAATCATGTCAGCCTCTATATACAAGCTTATAGCTAAGCTAACTCTGTATAATTACAAGTCGGGCCTTTGAGCTCACACTTTTTATGCGTCGcgttttcttttagtttttctttcctGCGCAATTTAAAGAAATGCAAACTTGAAGAAATTCAAT
Proteins encoded:
- the hid gene encoding cell death protein hid yields the protein MAVPFFLPEGSTDDVASSSSGASGNSSPHNHPHSHPHAHNHSHPPLSAHSSSASSSSSGVSSASSSSSSASSSSSSDGASSVASQSPNTTSSATQTPMQSPLPTDQVLYALCEWVRIYQSQQSAPQIFQYPPPQSPSCNYTGGDIFFPHGHPNPHPRTPRTSVSFSSGEEYNFYRQQQQQQQQAQQHLPYPAPSTPQPMPPQPPQSAPAMHCSHSYPQQSPHLLHPGYGPYYATYTPPPTPNTASAGTSTSSAAFGWHNHVHSPSLASTPLAPKMRLQRSQFDAARRKRLTSTGEDEREYQSDHEASWEFEFDDRYDNFTAGRERLQEFNGRIPPRKKKNSHSHSHSHSNSGSSSGNNSNNNNPNSQNINQASNTSTNAESGSSSSSCSHNSHSQQQQQQRQVEREQQRRQADKKSFTWPTVVTVVVLAMGCGFFAAR